The genomic DNA ctattattttaaaacatttgtgttGATAcgatcaaaaaaataattacaatcaCAATCTTATATAGTCAATATTCACAACGTAACATTGTGCTTTGAAATGTCAAgcaattttacatttaaatgtcaattattttcaataaatgtagACCAtcgtatattatttttaatgatgtaAATTTTTATTCCTCAACTAGAAGTGACAGGTTATaaccttttacattttgtttttgatggTGGTAACGGCAACGAATCGCAAAGATGTCCTCAATAGAAAATAAAGgggtaatataaaaaagaagatgtggtattattgccaattagacaactttccacaaaagacaaaaatgacaccgacattagcaactataggatgccgtacggccttcaacaatgagaaaacctcataccgcatagtcagctataaaactccccgataagacaatgtaaaacaattcaaacaagagaAAAAAACGGCCtaattcatgttatttatataaaaaaatgaacgaaaaacaaatatataacacataaaaaaaacgacaaccactgaattacaggcccctgacttggaacaggcacatacataaatactgttgcgggttaaacatgttagcgggatcccaaccctcccctatcaTGGGACAGTTGTATAAGAATACACTATAAGAAGGTAAAATTCCATAGAGACAACTCTTTACTAGATCCATACGACGTAAAATAAACCATTACATTTCAACGTTTTATTTCAACTCCGGCGTAAACTGTTTACTTGCGTACACCTCTTACGCCTTTTTCATTCATTGATAATCATATACTTGTTCAATTATTGCTTatccataaaaaataatgtgacaaatgccaaaaaaatgtataatagcTATAATCATAATTAATggaaattatatataatgaaatttaaactgtCACTTGACACTATGAAAGTGATTGAACACTTAAAATGTCAAAGTTTCCTAAGTTAGGAGGCGTAGGACAACTGTTCAATGCATAATAAAACGGTTAATTCACTTAGTTTAGATAAatgattcaaaaatatatttagagcAGTAATTGTAAACAAAAGATAGGTAGTTGTCTTACATTCTTAATTTATCTTAATATAATTAGACAGCTTGCGTCGTCATCACCTTTCAAGTGATAATCACATAAGCTACATCCTTTGACAGGTATACTATATATGTCTCACTCTGTTGAGGCATATTATATAACTAAAGCAACATGAGCTTTTTCGAAAAGTTTGGaattttttatggattttttcttcttctgataAACACATCATTGTAGTTCATTACAGaaaggagttttttttttaaagaaaaactattgatatataacaaatacatttttggtATTTGGATTAAATGTTACGGCTAGAACTTTAATTAACTTTATTACAAAAATTCAGTATATTTaggaaatacatatttttaaaatacacagGCATTGCAAGAAAGCGGGTATACACAGTGAATCACGTTCGGACTAGTTTGCAAGAACTTGTATTTGATTTAAACTCTTGAACGTCGGGTGTTTATTCATTTCTTCCATATGTCTAGCTATGTGAAATTgaagatatgaaaacaaatgtttaaccccgacgcACTTTcaagcctgtcccaagtcaggagcctctgacctttgttagtcttgtatgattttaattttagttttctcgtgtatatttcggagtttattATGACGCCCAATGTCagtgaactagtatacatacttgtttaggagccagctgatGAAAGCATCCAGGGTGCAGAAGTTTTTTGCTGCTTTGAAGACCAATTGGCGTTCTTCGGTTAtcgtctgctctatggtcaggttgttgtctcttagacacattcccaatttcaatTCTCGATTTTATATGAGGCATACATAACATTCCAGCTCCTGACTTTTGTATCAACTTGAATCCATAATATGATATCATTTGCTTCTATAGGTCAATTTCAAAATGGAATTGTCAGTAGCCAATTCCTTCCGAAAACCCGTTCGTGAATACTTCAAGAATAAGGATAAGTCTTGTTTTAGAGAATTTTCCATTCTTATATAGCAACATTCGACTAACGTCTAAATAAGGACTTTACTTTTCCAGATGATACAATACGCCAGAGTGTTGATTCTTATCTAAATTTACCTCATATATTGacctttgaacatgttgaaagggtcgattgaaaacaaaaatatactaaaaaGAGATTACTCCCTTGTTGTGAATTTCccattgtttttttatcaaaatccaGTAGTATTTAGATACGAAGTATATATCACGCATTCAAGGGCTTGTATTTTATACAATCATTTCCGTTATAGATTGTCGCTGCTCATAATGGAGTTATTTACCTACAAGTATAACAGTCTCAAGTGGTAAAGCTGAAATTTAATCTCCGTAAAATTTACTGACACCTTCTCTAGCTGATGGTGGATATGTTCCTAATAcaggtttttttaataaagaacaAGATGAACAGACAAGAgtaaacaaaaccaaaataaaataacacaacACAATACTGATAGAATTTAAACCGTGATGATAGCAGGTACTCCGAAAGATTAAGTGTTGCTTGCTTCACCATAgacatatattgttttggccATTTATCACTGGTGGTAAGCGGATGGTCGTAACTAAAAGTTACGACCATCCGGagatgggagacaactctagggataagtttttcttttccgATTTTCGTGCACTAAAAGGTTCATTTGAACTAAACCGCTTGTCTCAAACATACTATTCGGCAGTCCGATgatattaaaaccaaatttgCTGCATTCCAATTTTCGTAAAATAgtcattcaaaaattcaagcagGATGGTCGTAACTTTAAATGTGTGATGGTCGTAACTTCAACTATAGTATTTTGGATGATGGTCGTAACCGACACAAGATGGTCGTAACTTTGAAAGATGACCGTAACTCgagtatttagaaaaaaaaatattaatgtattttcattGAAAAGGTAATCGACTCATATGTAATATATGATTTGctacaaacaatattatttgttaCTCTGGTAATGATATGCAGAAATTAAGCTTGAGAATTATTAAGCATACACATTTCTGATGGATTTCAAACGCTCATCATTTAGAAGCAACAGTGAAAACTAATCCACTCGCATTAAGCCAAAAAGTATGTCAGGGTTgagaattaatatatattttttactgtaCGTTAAggcatgaaattattaaatgcaCGTGTAAGcccttatatttgtttttatagttttttatttacgacttttttttttatctgcaatCATGTCGGCAGAAGTAATTATTTAACGTACAATTCTGAACAATcatctttaaatcatttttgcAGTTCTTataagtctttgtttactccttgacTTTAAATTGTTATTCTCTTATAAACTATTGGCCTTCAAATATTCGTCTTTTGGTCGTTCATGAGGAAATAGAATCCACAAATGCACTTCTGAGTcagggttgagttcaatatcgtcGCTGCTACGTAGTGCTACGTAAATTTTGACGATTGAACATGTAGCTATACACTATTtgttacatagatattgatagcagctacgtagccgCTACGAAATAGAACTCAACCCAGGATATTATTAAGTGTTGTCGTTATTTCGTATCGATTACATAACGATTATATATTGCTGTATAGCATTGATATTAGTTCTAAGTATTGGTATGGAATGAAAACTGAATCCATGGTGTCGCAATGAACATTGTGTTAACCTCGAAAGTAGGaatattgttgatatatattttacactGCTACATGCACTGAGTAGTCTaaagagtaaaataaaatactagttTGTAGCCAGGATAATGTTACAAGGACTTAGGTCAAACTAAATGTACTGCGGCCACTATTACATACAAATCCCGGTATGCAGGTTGAAAATCATGTGTAAGTTATATGTTTACATTATATGAATGGCTACAAGCTACTCATGGACTTCGTCATTGGACATTACTGTGCACCTGATTATCAGCTTGATTTCACCAAACAACAATATGACGTCTAAGCATCCAGGCTAAAAATAAAGCGCATGTTCTTTAACTCAGGTACGGACCTGCGAATTCGCGGGTATGCTCTAGTCTCGATAACGAACTTcataacctatcaatattttaagcttattttGACTCCTTATTAATGCTCTTTCGACTTAATGTTTCATTCttaaattgaagattttaaaaaaatcaactagtAGGTATATCCTcaaaaagtttatgtttttaatatatgcGAATTCCAAACGGGAAAAAATTCAGGATACTGTTATTTCATGTGATGtccaatttgttaaaaatccttttcttaaactcatttattttgtaattaaaacaattatttgatacattttgtgCTTTTTATTTCTAACTAAGAATTATCATAACCAGAGctgtgtttcttgttttaaaatgaattctCCACTTTTGAGAAATTTACATTGTTAATGAATTTAACCGCTTACATTAATTCATCTATTTGCgtctttgttaattttatacaatattatatattttcagaatatatGACtgttcattttctattttttcttctttacagGTATCTCTCTCtccatttagtttttattatttggtgaaaacaacttcacaaatatataaaatgatatatgatatattcatataacaaaatACACGTTTAGAATTCTTGACTGGTTCGGTTCAAGACATTTGAAAAATTTGGAATTCTAAATCGAAactaatatttgaaaacttttaaaatttttgaattgataagtgttacacgcaTTGACATTGCTTAATTACTCATTGtatgtaaaaaatggaaaaaaatcttcagaaaTACATCATATAAAATACTAGTATGCATATAATAAAAGACAAGTTTAAAACTCTTGACTTGCCTTATTCGgtctaatttaaaacaaagttacGACCATCACAAATTTACGTTACGACCATcctcaatatttttgtttttttagttacgaccatcatgcttgaatttttgaatgattattttacgaaaattggaatgttttaatgcactaaatttggttttaatatcACCGGACTGCCGAATAGTATATACGAGACAAGCGGTTTGGTTCAAATGAACCTGTTAGTGCACGAAAATTggaaaagaaaaacttatccctagagttgtctcccatctCCGGATGGTCGTTACTTTTAGTTACGACCATTTGCTTACCACCAGTGATTTATAAACAGTTGAATCATTGTAAATGGCTTGTGGGTGGAGAACGTAAAATGGTAACAAAATCATATGTAATACGATATTGTTCAGTATttgtcaaccaactcgtaattGCTGTCATCAAATATATATCGATGACTCTAATCTATAACtgacatattgtatttttttgtcatagtacatgtatgtgtccTTTCAGTTTTGTACACAAGCCAAGCAGATGAGACATACAACGGGACATTCGTATTATAACactaattctaatatgacgacTTTTTTTATCCTCAACCAGTATAATCGCAATATATAAATTGCAGTGATACACAAAAACGGCTGTTCCGCGTTACGAACAACTTATGTATACTACCAGCTATTCTTAATTTTCGACATTAAAACCCACTGTATACGTAGACCAATATTCAAATACAATATAGGTATCTCAATATACCTAAATGAAGTTATTTTCCTTCATAACGACaaatcattctttttcagaatcaacctggacgataccatgtttcaatgaaatatgcTCAAAGGCATACaataatgacctgtgtgaggtcgttattttccttgataaaaatgcaatctataatttacttcaaaattttttcGTTGCCGGTTCggaaattcatatttttatataatttatataatttaaagttcaatggataatatatgtaaaagaaacctTCATTGTCCGCattttaatttagaaacaaataacgcttgaagttttgttaatttatcgctacaatgaagaaacattatcatatatgtcagatgaattttgatatagactttcataaaaaaaagccagatttaacatattcgtgtgtttgagtttgaaaatcttattgagtcacaCTGAATTGGTTGGatgatttttggttgcttgcttaacgtccagtggcaaatatgtcatgcatgttcaggacgataaATGCTAAATAGTAACTCATACTgtaacctacatgtatatatattcgtCTTTGTGtcagttcttaacttttttaaatatatgtatacctttaactctatcaaatgatcagttAACGGTCAGGGTAAAATAATCGAGAATAAATGCCCAACCCATGGTTAAATGAAAACCAATCTACGGctgccatgaattatttcttcaataaacaactgtataaatatcattaaatgCGTTGAACATATGTTATGAAAGGTTCTATCGGTttgtggtgaaaaataatacaagttAGTGTGAACCTAGCGGGAAAAAAACTTTATCGTAGTAAATATGtttgaaggaaagaagggggacgCTATTGTAATCattctttaatttctaaattaagtTATATGACTCAGAGATTGCAACGTTGTGTACATCAATGTATTTTCATAGTtctattaaaagagggacgaaagataccaaagggacagtcaaactcgtaaatctaaaaaaaactgacaaagaTGAGTTAAGCACATGCGTTTAGTAATTGTTACGAAAACAAGGTTCCCTTTCGTCAGAATTATCTCCACAATCATCCTTTCCGTCACAGAACTGACGGATGTAAACACAGTTCCCATTATCACAGGAACGTTCTCTCCATCCACAATTTCTGGCTGTAATACAGAGAAAAAAGTGTAaattgcaacagaagaaaaGTGTGGTCGTTGAAATAATCTGAGGcaacatataaatacatgtatcaaattgAATTTGGTATACGTGGTTATATTCACAACTTTCTAActctttataaaaaatgtcatgataaaatttccaaatctcGAATTTCATTAGATAAGCGTTCGTCAAATACATATCCATGCGGTACCAtgttaaaattttggtaaagTGCAGTTTGAGGATGTACAAACTACTAGGTGATCTAAGGTTACATAGAATAaatcaagaattcaaaattgatacgTTAAGCTAATAAAGTATTCATTAAGGATCATAATAAGCAATAAATAATGAAGTCTTTTTTtgagatatttgatttatgaaATATGGCGTGAAAAGTTAAAATCGGACATTTACTCTATATTTGCAGTGGTATTATTTGGATCTCAAATCATAAGAAAGAGATCAAGAATCtgctttaattttgtcaaatgtccTTTTACGTCTATTAAGTCTTATGTCAATTATTCACGTGCTTTCTAGTTAATTGACACGTAGTATCATGAGTCTGAATTGAAAATCACTCGAATAATTCGTGATTCATTTCcagtaaaatatattgttttttgttgttgtaaatacTCATGTGCGAAACTAGGTCTTGAAGAGTAAGAATATACCAACTTTTACAGACATTAAATGTCTCATCTGAACCGTCATTACAATCTCGTTTCCCATCGCAAAGATGAAGATATGAAAAACATTGTAAATCATCAGCACATTTTAAGTCAGCACCTGGATATGTACATGTgtaatctgaaaataaaaaaaatcttaatattaaAAGTTACTATATATCTGTAGTTTATAATCTTAAATAGATAGAAAAGGATCAAGTGAAAATTTATGATTACAGGACCTATGTTAAATTCTACTGTTGACTGTTAATGACattgtatttttcattaaaaatgagCTAAAAGTTCGCCTCATATTCCGTTATTAGGATTATTCAGAACTAGGAAATAAAATCATCTTAATTTTTTCCTACCGTTTGACGCAATGGTATGGTGCTTTAGTATTTCAACATCGGGAGCATATTCATTGCATATTCATTACTACAATATTGATAAATCTTATACCACAAAAATATTACACTGAGTATTAACAGAACCGCAACCAATCATAAGTTTGACTAGAACTGTTTTGCATTCACTAATATCGAAAtcctttttttaaaagcttCCCTATTCGACCTTacttagtatatattttttgtatcattttaactgttttgagtTGAAGAAATAACAACATGTTGTATAACGATTAaattggagcaggatctgtttccTTATCGAGCACATTAGCTCACCACCAGTTGTGATGAGGTgagtgttgcttagtctttagtttttcatgttgtgttttgtgaactattatttgtctgttggtttgttgttttttgtcctTTTAGCAATGgttttgtcaaattattttcGACTTACGAGTTCCAATATCCCTCTGAAATTTGTTGTCTCTCTTTTTAAAGAATTAGGTAAGCCATCGTCAAATGTTGATAATTAAGTCgataatattatagataaacgTCGTTGAATCTTAACAGTTTattcaattaatgtattttgttttatacactTTTACTTAAAATGTAATGATTGAATTTTGGTTAACACGTGGCGTTTAAACATTTAGAACTTGTTATGTTTGATGCTGTCGTTGAATTTATGACACAATGATCTTTATTTCTCATGCATGTCCCGCATATGATTAAAAAGTCAATTTGTTATACTGAATAACTTCTGGTGAAATCTAATAGTAATTGATGTATGTTGTTACCATTCTACTTTTGCAATATGTATGGTATCATTGAAGTCCATCAAATtactatgtataatttttgttcaaataagaTGCAAGTAACGGACGTTAACAGTGGACCACAAGGTCTCCATGTCCAGTAATAAGGCTGTATGATCTCCAAGAACGACTGAGTAATAACTTATGGTACTTTTTCcctaatatttacaattttatatttcgtGCTTCGTTTttcctaatttttatttttcgtgtTACGTTTTTACGATTTTGTGTTTCCGTGTTCAGTACCCCCTTTAGTATTAAACCTCTGTTCAGTATCTTACTTCTACACAGATTCTCTTGATCATCAGATCCATCAAGACAATGAACTGTTTTCCCATCACATTGTTcccaaataaatatacattgagTCTGATCTGCACAATTCACCTTCGTGCCTGCACAAGGGCGCCCTGTAAGATAAAATGTATTGCGATAGTTTCGTGCAAATGTTGTGTgctaaatgaaattttaaaaataggcAAAAATGTTTccgagatataagccattgaaattttggcggggaaatgttttaaaaaataaatagaataaaagcTGAGAATCATACAAgtgattaaatttttgaaacattaagcTTCGTTAAGACAAACTTTAATCGAAATTTAGGAAACTCAAGTGTTGTTTCCTTGAAACATACCCATTTCGGTACACATTTAGTGTAAGTCAACAATTCCCATAGAAACAATGAAAATAGCTACATTCAGATAAAGTTCAGTTGAATTCATCTTTtaatatgtacaaataaatcAGCATTTGCATCTTGACTAGTTAGTTAAATAACCAAGATCAATTACTTTTCTGTGTATTTTTCCTGgatagataataaaattgagattaGATacggggaatgtgccaaagagtcaacaacccgacaaaagaaCAGAAACAGCCCAAAGCCACAAACGAGTCTTCAAATCAGAGAGAAAATCACGCACCCCCAAGTTGACTTCAGATGACCAATAAAGGGAGTttgcttctcagtttcaaagtaattaacttttcaaaacaccaGTTTATACAGATAGGGGATAGATAAAGGAATCCAAagagcaaaatatatatataggtatatgctttttttcgagatattagctattgaaattttggcggggaAATATTCCCTCTTGACTTTTCACAGATTTATCATTTACAAGttgaagttctcaaaaactgtttaaagtaatcaacattttatattgttttagattgttgtcagattttcggaatcctctggttttatccatttaaatgcCTTGACAAAAATGCCCGGTGAtccccatttttcttttctaaatcttttacatgtataatgataagccatctgttaaaatcttataaaattttgattactttttaacagttgTAGTATACTATCAATGAAATACTATAACTTCAGTCACATCGGTGACCTTTTCACAACATGTGACATATTCTATCATTTATCGTTTGCGGTTCGATTCCTTTGAGATTCATAAATATGTGTCAAAAAGCTCTTTTAATTATGCATAAAtcttataaaactttaaaaaaaaaaaattccgatATCCAATATTTAGTATGACATCTTATATTTGATTGACACTTTGACGATCAGATGAATCAGATGTTAgtgaatgttttgaaaaaacacGTTTGTGATTCAAAACGACAAAGATATAGCATTATGCACACTGAAAAGCATCAAATAACTCACAAAGTATTAGCGATGTGACTGAAGTTAaagtatttcattgatattataCTACAACGTATATCcaaattacaagaaaataaaaaaaatcacaatgcatgaataataaatatcaacattttgtGAGTACTATTGTCTAGACGTCATACTGTAATCATCAAGATTAACTCTGAAGACTGACAACGGTCATATAACCGGATACAGACAtacatattaattaaaatagatCCGGACCACttgcaattggatttttctatgttcgtttaatttcatttttcagaTTAAAAGTGTATTGATCATTGTTTTTGACTAATTAAAAATGGATTTTTGtagatcgaatcagtcaatcaaatgggCATTCCATATGTGTCACCTTCAgagttgacattctttttcttttcatttcagaGCTGAATACATGCGAAATCTAATTTCTAGTaaaattgaaggtcacatgaatatggATTAGATAAGGTCGGATTATTCACAcacaaatgaataatttatgaTTGACGTTCTTCTGTTGTCAATGTTGCCGCTGAGCATActattttcttactttttcacTCTCATTTTtgactgaacaaagaaataaatttcGATTGTGTATTCATATTATATCGaatctaacatgtctaatgaTCTTTTAATGCTGAACCAATGTcagttgttttatattttaccttTACAGGTAGCCTCGCTTTCATCTGAGCCATCGTTACATGCAATGTAATCATTACATACTGCAGGCTTCCATATGCATTGGCGACCATCAGCACATTTTACATCTTCGTCACGACACTTATAATCTGATATAGGAAGCATGTTATTTCTAAATATGTATAATGGTTATGGCTACCCTGTTATTGGTTTTTCCTATTTCTTGTATACCTGTACATGCGGATATTGTTTTGGCTCAATCTACAcagtttattcaaaatataagaTGAAATGGcatgttttttattctttttcttttttattgtgtttaaaGATATATTCATTCCTTTctaaaattaacaacaaaatttTGGGGAGGTGTAATTCACCAAGTACTTTTAATTGCTATATGATATAAACGGatgatatttttcaaacaaaagacGAGCTTGACCATCAGCAAAGGGTATGTATGCTAAAACAAAAGTCAAATCAAGTAGTTACACCAGGTGTATATGCATATGTAAAATGTTTTGCCGCACCTGTACATAAATCTTCTCTTTCATCTGATCCGTCCTGGCACTGACTCAATCCATCGCAAAGCTGATACTCATATATGCATTGACTATGGGCATCACAGTGCACTTGTTTTCTATTATAACGTATCCCACATGAGGTACCTGAAATGTCATGTGGATAAAGATAAAATCCAACCAAAGGGCAGCAAAAAGCCGATGGccaacaatgggtcttcaagACAGCAAAATAATATCGCACAAGGACGCGGACAAAATGTTTACTAGTTCGGTAAAAGTAGCCGTCATATTGAACACCATCAcaaataaatgaactaaaataaaagatatacattCAAGACTCTTTACTTTGCGTCAAAATTGGCTGGGTTGAGCATGTTTTATGAGAATCTAAACCgtcccctttacctctagccaataaagaataaataaacatacaGCAATACACAGTAAAATGAAGTATACAAAAAGTCTGATTTCATAAAAggtagcccccccccccccaaaaaaagaaaaaggtacAGTAACAGCTCCAGATCaatattaaattgatttaatttatgTCTTTATCATGATATGAAAATCACTAACATTCCTTCCTGTTTGGGTTTAAATTCATACTATCATAcctcatttttgcgcctgttccaagtcaggagcctcttgtctttgttagtctcgtataatttaattttagtttcttgtgtacaatttggaaattagtatggcgttcattatcactgaactagtatatatttgtttaagggccaactgaaggacgcctccgggtacgggaatttctcgttacattgaagacctgttggtgaccttctgctgttgttttttctatggtcgggttgttgtctctttgatacattccccatttccattctgaattttatcATGACATATAAGAGAAGAATATTACCCGTATgcgccaacaactggttttaaaattattgtgtttatttttgatgcagaaaaaaaataagagtgaatcaatatttgtttcagAATAATATATCTTTAATGACATGCAGACATCAGTATCATAAATACATCCTTTCTAAATAACTGTGTTTAAGACTGTGTAAGATTTTGGGGAAAATGGTGGATCTGTACACTTAGGAttaatattaccataaaatttagttGTCAAATACCTGAACGTTTAAGATGTCTGCATGCTGAATGATGTTTCTAATATGTTTTGacaagtttgtgatatcgaaaaacCGGGTAAAATGATTTGTCCGAAATACAGAGACAGGTttcattaaattcaaaattgttatttatacACGTGCGAATTGAAAACGTTGGAATATATAAACTCATGATGATCAGAAGGGATCCATCTGAAAACGGTAACTTAACTATAGTGAAACAATAAAAGAacagtaatattttaaattctgtTGGTATTATACGGTCCCGTTGAAGACATGTATATAAAGTTCAAGACAAGGGTAAGTGCAATGTTCATTGTtaatattagttttatttatattcagtACCACAGGATAAATACCTTTTTTGATGGTTGTTTGCCGATTTAAGTCAtcaattgtaactcataactaAACGAAAACATGCTCGTAATAAATGGTGCACAGTAAGTCCCCATTGAAATTACTTTTATCAAGACATACGTTATCTACATAGCGAACAACAAAGTTATTTTAGATACATTCAAGCGCAGTAATCGTATCAAAGCAGGTCAAAATGAAAAAGTTCGTTtgtgtgttgttttaaaaaaatgacataaaagatGTTGAATGTATATATTCGCATTCtgacttttaaatatgaaatttatcaagtactcccattgaatttttcaaaggccttatttaaaCACATATTAGAACTGTTAATGGACCAAGTGAACGAGTAAGGAGAATAGGCGATTTAGAAGTGGAACAATGGGTCGAAGACGaa from Mytilus trossulus isolate FHL-02 chromosome 8, PNRI_Mtr1.1.1.hap1, whole genome shotgun sequence includes the following:
- the LOC134727572 gene encoding low-density lipoprotein receptor-like, encoding MRVINAVVIVFLFGAVKSQIGTSCGIRYNRKQVHCDAHSQCIYEYQLCDGLSQCQDGSDEREDLCTDYKCRDEDVKCADGRQCIWKPAVCNDYIACNDGSDESEATCKGRPCAGTKVNCADQTQCIFIWEQCDGKTVHCLDGSDDQENLCRNYTCTYPGADLKCADDLQCFSYLHLCDGKRDCNDGSDETFNVCKTRNCGWRERSCDNGNCVYIRQFCDGKDDCGDNSDEREPCFRNNY